The following nucleotide sequence is from Tardiphaga alba.
AGATCGCCACCGGTCCGGTGTCCTCGAAGACCCGTTTCTACGAGAAGGACGTCAAGCGTTACGACTACTCGCTCGAGAAGGCCAAGGCTCTGCTCGACGAGATGGGCCTGAAGCCGGGTGCCGACGGCAAGCGCGTCACGCTGAAGTATCTGATCCCGCCTTATGGTGAGGTCTATCAGCGCGCTGGCGAATTCATCCGTCAGTCGCTCGGTCGCGCTGGCATCGACATCCAGCTCGAAAACACCGACGTGGGCGGCTGGGCCGACAAGTTCAGCAACTGGGACTACGAGATCACCGGCAACCTCGTCTATCAGTTCGGCGATCCCGCGCTGGGTGTGTCGCGCACCTATATCTCGTCGAACATCAAGAAGGGCATCCTGTTCTCGAACACGGCCGGCTATTCCAATCCGGAAGTCGATAGACTGTTCGACGAGGCTGCATCGACCATCGACGAAGCCAAGCGTCAGGAACTCTACAGCAAGGTGCAGAAGATCCTGGTCGAGGACGTGCCGGTTGTCTGGATGTTCGAAGCCGCTTATCCGACCTTCATCGACAAGCGCCTGAAGAACGTCATCTCGACCGGCGTCGGCATCCATGAATCGTTCAGCTCGGTGTATTTCGGATGAGCTCTACGACCATCAACAAGGGCGGCCGCGCTGGCGCGGTCGCTCTCGCCCTCGCTGGATGGGTTGTGAAATTTGTCGTGGTGGTTCTCGTCATCGCGACCTTCAATTTCATTCTCGTCCATGCGGCACCCGGCGATCCCGCTCAGGTGATTGCCGGCCAGAGCGGCGCGTCCGATGAAAAGCTGCTGGAACAGCTCCGTGCTGAATACGGTCTCGACAAGCCTTATCCGGTGCAGCTTGCGAACTATCTCGGACGCGTGCTGACCCTGGATCTCGGCTATTCTTATCGCCAGCAGCGGACCGTTTCGTCGCTGATCATGGAGCGCCTGCCGGCCACGCTGTTGCTGACCGCGACGGCATTCATTCTGGCGCTGATTTCGGGCATCTTCCTCGGCACGCTCGCCGGCATTCGTGCGGGCAAGTGGTCGGATACGCTGCTCACCATCGTCTCGCTTCTGCTCTATGCGACGCCGGTGTTCTGGCTCGGCCTGATGCTGGTGCTGCTCTTTGCAGTGGAGCTCAATTGGCTGCCGGCCTTCGGTTATGCCACGATCGGCGTGCAGCTGTCGGCATTCGAGCGCATGCTCGATATCGGCAAACACATGATCCTGCCGGTGACCTCGCTGGCGGCCATCTATCTCGCGATCTACACCCGCCTGATGCGCTCGTCTGTGCTCGATGTCACGCATCAGGATTTCATCAAGACGGCCAAGGCCAAGGGCCTGAAGCAGGGTGCGATCATCATGCATCACATCCTGCGCAACGCCATGCTGCCGATCGTGACGGTCGCCGGCATGCAGGCTGGTGCGCTGGTCGGCGGCGCTGTCGTGATCGAGACCGTGTTCGCCTGGCCGGGCCTCGGCCGGCTCATCTATGACGCACTGCTGCAGCGCGACTATCCGGTGCTGCTCGGCGTGTTCCTGGTGATGTCGGTGATCGTGATCGCGCTCAATCTTCTGACGGATGCGATCTACCGGATGATCGATCCGCGCGTCTCCGTGCGTGCGGCTTCGTGAACGGAAACTGGTGATGACGACTTTCAAAGCATTCCTCCGCCATCCCACCGGGATGATCGGTCTGTTCATCCTGCTCTGCGTAGTTCTTCTCGCAGTGTCGGCGCCGTGGCTGTTTCCCGACGATCCCTGGGACATGGTCGGCGCGCCGTTCCAGCCGCCACTGACCGAAGGACTGTGGCTCGGCTCCGACATGCTGGGCCGCGACGTCGCTGCGGGCATCGCCCATGGCGCGCGTATCTCGCTGATCATCGGTGTCGTCTCGACACTGACGTCGCTGATCATCGGCGTCACCATCGGCGCCACGGCCGGTTATTTCGGCGGCAAGGTCGATGAGGTCATGATGCGCCTCACCGAACTGTTCCAGACGATCCCGGGTTTCGTGCTGGCGATCCTGCTGGTGGCGACGCTCGGTCCGAAGATCTCCAACGTGATCTTCGCCATCGGCATCGTCAGCTGGCCGTCGCTGGCGCGCCTCACGCGCGCTGAATTCATGCGGCTGCGCGGCCGCGAGTTCGTGCAGGCAGCGGTCTGTCAAGGCCAGCGTGCGCTCACCGTCGTGATCCGCCGCATTCTGCCGAACGCGGTCTCGCCGATTATCGTGACGGGCTCGCTGGCGGTCGCCAGCGCGATCCTGATCGAGAGCGCGCTGAGCTTCATGGGCCTCGGCGATCCCAATCTGATGTCCTGGGGCTTCATGATCGGTGCCGCGCGCACCGTGATCCGTCAGGCATGGTGGATGAGCGTGTTTCCTGGTCTCGCCATCCTGCTCACCGTGCTTGCCATCAATCTCGTGGGTGAAGGTCTCAACGACGTCATGAACCCGCGCATCTCACGCAGGCGATAACCGATGACAGACAACACTCTTCTCGCCATCGAGAACCTCGCCATTAGCCTGCCGTCGGGCGCGGACCGCGCCTTCGCGGTCGAGGGCGTGTCGTTCGACGTCAACCGCAACGAGATCGTATGTCTGGTCGGCGAATCCGGCTCGGGCAAGTCGATGACGGCGCATGCGATCCTGCGTCTTCTGCCTGACCGAACGGGCATCGCAGAAGGCAGCGTCAAGTTCGACGGGCAGGACGTTGCCCGGATCGATGAAACTGCGATGCGCAAGCTTCGCGGTGGCGCGATTTCGATGATCTTCCAGGAGCCGCTCAGCGCGCTCAATCCGCTGGCCCGCGTCGGCCATCAGATTGCCGAGTCGATCATCACCCACACGAAGCCGGAGCCTTCGAAGGAAGCGGTCGATGCGCGTGTGCAGGAGTTGATCAACGCTGTCGGCCTGCCGGATCCGAAGGCGCTTGCGCGTAGCTTCCCGTTCCAGCTCTCGGGCGGCCAGCGCCAACGCATCATGATCGCGATGGCCATGGCCAACAATCCGCAGCTGCTGCTCGCGGACGAGCCGACCACCGCGCTCGACGTCACCACGCAGAAACAGATTCTCGCGCTGGTGAAGAAGCTGCAGGCCGAACGCGGCATGGGCGTGCTGCTCATCACCCACGACTTCGGTGTCGTCGCCGACGTGGCCGATCGCGTCGTCGTGATGCGCAATGGCCGTGTCGTCGAGCAAGGCACCGTTGATGAGGTGCTGCGCAATCCGAAGGACGACTACACCAAGAGCCTGATCGCGGCCGTTCCCGGCGGGCAGTCGCTCGCCGTGCATGATCGCAAGATCACCGGTGAGCCGATCCTTGATGCGGCTGGTCTCAACAAGACCTTCATCACCAAGCAGGGCATGTTCCTGCCGCCGCGTCGTACCGATGCGGTGCAGAACATCTCGCTCGCATTGAAGGCGCGCGAGACGGTGGCGATCGTGGGCGAGTCCGGTTCGGGCAAATCGACGCTGGGCCGTCTCATCATGCGCTTGGTCGAACCGGATACGGGTTCGGTGAAGTTCTCCGGTGCCGACCTGCTGGCACAGCGCGGCGAGAATCTCCGGCAGATGCGCCGCAAGATCCAGATCGTGTTCCAGGATCCCTATGCCGCGCTCGATCCGCGCCAGAAGGTCGGCGATGCCATCGCGGCCGGTCCGATCGCCTATGGCACCTCGGCGAAGGACGCCATGGCCGATGCCAAGCGTCTGCTGGTTCGTGTCGGCTTGCAGGAGAGTGCGGCAGAGCGTTATCCGCATGAATTCTCCGGCGGCCAGCGTCAGCGTATCTGCATCGCGCGTGCGCTTGCCTTGAAGCCGCTCGTGCTGGTGGCCGACGAAGCCGTATCGGCACTCGACGTGTCGGTGCAGGCGCAGGTGCTGAAGTTGCTCGCCGAACTGCGCGAGGAGATGAACCTGGCGATGATCTTCATCACCCACGACCTTCGCGTCGCCGCCGAGATCGCGGATCGCATCGTGGTGATGCGTCGTGGTGAGATCGTCGAGCAGGGGCCGACCCAGACCATCTTCGAAAGCCCGAGCGACGCCTATACAAAGGCGCTGCTCGATGCGATCCCCGGCCGCAGCCTGTTTGCTGGTCCCGGAACGAAAGAAGCCGTGACTGCGTAAGCAGCCACGGCTCCCATATCAGTCTTCTAGAGGCCGGCTCAGTCCAGTTTGACGCCGGCCTCGGTGACGACCTTGCGCCAGCGCGCGACTTCGGACGACACCAGCTTGCCGAATTCGGCGCCCTTCACATCGGGCACGTCCGAACCGTTGCGCTCCCATGCATCCTTGACCGCTTGCGCCTGCAACGCGGTCTGAACTTCCTTGGTCATGCGCTGCACGATTTCCGGCGGTGTGTTCTTCGGCGCGAACAGGCCATACCAGGTCGATACCTCGTAATTCTGGAGGCCGGCTTCCGCGGCTGTCGGCAGATCTGGGAACGCCGTCACGCGTTTCGGCGCGGCAACTGCCAAAGCGCGCAATTGGCCGGCCTTGATCGGCGCGGCCGATGAGCCAAGCCCGTCAAACACCACAGGCACATGACCTGCGATCAGATCCTGCATGGCGGGGCCAGCGCCGCGATAGGGCACGTGCTGGATCTTGGTCTGCGTCAGGATCTTGAACAGTTCGGCGGCCAGATGATGCGTGGTGCCGGCGCCGGCCGAGCCATAAGTCAGCTTGTCCGGATTGGCCTTGGCATAGGCGATGAATTCGCCGAGCGTCTTCGCCTGCACTTTCTCGGGATTGACGACGATGACCTGCGGCGGTCGCGACACCAGCGCCACCGGGATGAAGTCCTTCTCGATGTCATAATCGAGATTGGGATAGAGCGACGGGGCAATGGCGTGATGCGCCGCGCCCATGAAGAACGTGTAGCCATCCGGCGCTGCCTTGGCTGCAGCGGACGCGCCGACCGTTCCACCGGCGCCGGCACGGTTCTCGATGATCACGCGCTTGCCGAGTTGCTGATCGAGCTGTGCGGCGAGGGGGCGCGCGAAGGCGTCGGTGCCGCCGCCTGCGGCGAAGGGGACGATGAAGGTGACCGGTTTCTGCGGCCAGGCTTGAGCGTGCGCATTGCCGGCAAAGGCTGAAAGGCCTGCCACGGCAGCAAGCATGGCGAAGTGAACGGCTTTGATCCGCACGGTGATCCTCCCGATGTCATGCGTCATTGGCGACGCTTCGGCGCATGTTCGGCGAGATACCCGGCGGATGCAAGGTATCCAGCGGCGGTGCAACTCAAACTATAGTCGGTATGATCCCGCCAATATTGGAACCTGCCAGTCAGTGCCCGCGCAGCTGCGTCCGATCCGCCTTGGCGCGCGCGGCGAGGAATTCCAGGACGGCGCGCACCGGTGGTTGATCGGTGAGATCGGGATGGGCCAGCAGCCAGATATCGGACTGGCTGGTGAGTTTTTGCGGTGCAACGCGAACGAGATCGGCATGGGCGTCACCCACGATGCAGGACAGGACGCAGATGCCGATACCCGCGCGCACGGCGGCCAGCATGTCGGCCTGTGACGAACAGCGCATGGCGACCGTCGCGTCCCGGGTCACGTGGTCGCTCCAGCGGCCGAGTTCGGGATTGGTGGCCTTGTCGGCGAAACCAATCACCGTGTGGTCCTTCCAGGCGCCGCGCTGCTCCGGCAGTCCGTGGCGCGCCGCATAATCGCTCGACGCATAGAAGCCCGTCCCAAGCCGCGCCACCTTGCGTCCGGTCAGGTTCTCATCGCCGGCCTGATGCAGCCGCAGCACAATATCCGCCTCGCGCTTGCGCACGCTGACGGGAAAGGGGTGCGTGACGAACTGGATTTCCACATGCGGGTGATCGCGCAGGAAGCCGCCGACATGCGGCATCAGCCAGAAATTGGCCAGCGTCGGGCCGATCGAGACCTTGACGACGCCGCGCGCGCCGGCGCCGGTCGCGGCTGCTGAGGCTTCGGCCTTCAAGGCCGCATGCGCCATCGCCTGCGTGTTCTCGTGAAAACGTCGGCCACGGGCGGTGAGCACCAGGCCCTTGTCGGAGCGGACGAAGAGCTTGGTGCCGAGCTGTTTCTCCAGCGCGGCGATCTCCCGGCTCACGGTGGGATGGCTCGATCGCAATTGACGTGCCGCGCCGAGATAGCTCCCGGCGTGGGCGACGGCGTTGAATGTGCGACAGAGATCCCAGTCCATCGTTTGATCCGCTGAACAATTATGGAAATAACGTTGTTCAAATTCGAACAACACGCGGTTTGGGTCAAGGCCTATAATTCGGGCCACAAGAACATGAGGAAACGCTCCATGCCGCTGCCCAAGGCTCTCGACGGGACGCTGGAACTGCCGGTGCTCGGCTCGCCGCTGTTCATCGTCTCCGGCCCCGAACTCGTCATCGCGCAATGCAAGGCCGGCATCGTCGGCTCGTTCCCGGCGCTCAATGCGCGCCCGGTCGAGATGCTCGATCAGTGGCTGACGCGCATCGAGGACGAACTCGCTGATTACAAGGCAAAGAATCCAGGCAAGAAGGTTGCGCCCTATGCAGTCAACCAGATCTGCCACGCCTCCAACGACCGGCTAATGAAGGACATGGAGACCTGTGTGAAGCACAAGGTCCCGATCATCATCACGTCGCTTCGCCCGCCATTGGAAATCGTCGAAGCCGCGCATTCCTATGGCGGCGTGGTGTTTCACGATGTCATCAACGTCAAACATGCCCGCAAGGCCGCGGAGCAGGGTGTTGACGGCCTCATTCTCGTCTGCGCCGGTGCAGGCGGTCATGCCGGCACGCTGTCGCCTTTTGCGCTCGTGCGTGAAGTGAAGCAGTGGTTCAAGGGCACTGTGTTGCTGTCCGGTGCAATCTCGGATGGCTATGGCATTGCGTCCGCGCTCGCACTCGGCGCTGACCTCGCTTACATGGGCACGCGTTTCATCGCGACGCAGGAAGCCAATGCCGACGCCGCCTACAAGACGGCGCTCACCGAATTCGCGGCGCATGACACGGTCTATACCAACCTGTTCACTGGTGTTCACGGCAACTATCTCGGGCCGTCGATCGCAGCCGCCGGCCTCGATCCCGCCAATCTGCCGGTGGCCGACAAGACCAAGATGAATTTCGGCTCCGGCGGCAACACCAAGGCCAAGGCCTGGCGGGACATCTGGGGCTGCGGTCAGGGGATCGGCCAGATCCATGACGTGCCGCCGGTGGCTGAGCTGGTGGAACGCCTGAAGTCAGAATATGCGGACGCGACGAACGACTTTGCAAGACGGGCACGCGCATAAGCGCGGTCCGATATAAAACGGGGAGAGGGACATGACGGTAGCGATAAGGAGGGCGCTCGGCATCTGCATTATTGGAGCAGGTGTGAGCATTGCGAGTGGAGTCTTTGCGAACAGCGCCGATGAAATCCGAATCGGCCAGACGCTGCCCTATAGCGGGCCGCTGTCGGGATTTGGTGTGATCGGCCGCGCGCAGGAAGCGTATTTCAACAAGCTGAACGCCGAAGGCGGAATCAACGGGCGCAAGATCAAGTTCATCAGCCTCGACGATGCCTATTCGCCGCCGAAGACCGTCGAACAGACCCGCAAGCTGGTCGAGCAGGACGAGGTACTGATGATGTTCGGCACGCTGGGAACGGCGACGAACAATGCGGTTCATCGCTATCTCAACGGCAAGAAGATCCCGCAATTGTTCGTGCTGTCAGGCGCCACCAAATGGGCCGATCCGAAAGCCTTTCCATGGACCATGCCAGGCATGGCGGCTTACGAGTCCGAAGGCGTTGTCTATGCCAAGCACATCCTTAAGACCAAGCCGGATGCGAAGATCGCTGTTCTCGCGCAGAATGACGATCTCGGGAAAGACTATGTCGCCGGCTTCAAGCGCGGCCTGGGTGACAAGGCCGCCAAGATGATCGTCAGCGAGGTCACCTATGAGACCAGCTCGCCGACTATCTCGTCCCAGCTCGCTGCGCTCAAGGCTTCCGGCGCCAATGTTCTGTTCGGCGCCGTGGTTGGCAAATTCTCGTCGCAGATGATCAAGGGTGTCGCCGAGATCGGCTGGAAGCCGAATTTGATGTTCGTGCCGACATCGGCCTCGTCGATCACCTTTCTCGAGCCGGCCGGGCTGGACAATGCAACCGGTCTGATCACGTCGAGCTATCAGAAGGATATCAATGACGAGCAATGGGCGAAGGACGATGACGTCAAAGCCTATTTCGCTTTCATGAAGGAGCATCTGCCGACGGCCGATGCGCGGAACACCAATTACGCCACCGGTTTCCTCAATGCGCATCTGATTACGCATATTCTGAAGGCCTGCGGAAACGACATCAGCCGCGAGAATATCCTGCGCCAGGCGACATCGATGAAAGACGTCAGGCTGCCATTGTTGCTCACGGGGGTCTCGGTGAGCACCAGCAAGGACGATTACCTGTCGTTCCAGCAGCTCCGGCTTCGCCGTTTCAACGGCAAGAATTGGGAAGGTTTTGGCGAATTGCTCGACGATCAGTGAGCGGATGTGTCATCAAACAGGGAATGCACCGGAGCCAGGTATGGCTCCGGTCGATTGCATAAGAAAGTAAGGGCGGACCATGATTATCAGCGGCGACCGGACGATCAGCTATCCCGACATCATGGCGCGTATCGCGCGCGTGGCGACGGGGTTCAAGACTCTCGGTGCCGGTGCGAGTGCGCCGGTCGGCATGATGCTGCGCAACGATTTTGCGCTGTTCGAGACTGCCTTCGGCGCAGGTGCGGTCGGTGCACGTGTCGTGCCGATCAACTGGCATTTGAAGGGCGAGGAGGTCGGCTATATCCTCGCGGATAGCGGAGCGAAGCTGCTGGTCTGCCATGCCGATCTGCTGCCCCAGATCAAGGATGGGTTGCCGGCGGATCTGCCGATCCTGATCGTGGCGACGCCGCCCGAGATCGCTGCCGCCTATGGTGTTCCGGAGGCGGCAACGCGGGTCCCCGCCGGCAGTATCGATTTTGATGCATGGCGTGAGCAGCAGGCGCCGATGGAGAACCCGCCAAAGCGCGCGCTGACCATGTTCTACACGTCGGGAACCACTGGCCGCCCGAAGGGCGTGATGCGTGCGCCGATGACGCCGGAGCAGGCAGCGGCCTCCGAACGCGTCGGCGGTATCGCCTATGGTCTGAAGCCTAATGAGAATCAGGTCGTGATGATGAACGGGCCGATGTATCACTCGGCGCCGAGTTCATATGGCCTGATGGCCTTCCGACACGGCAGCACCATCGTGCTGGAGGCGCGGTTCGATCCCGAAGATCTGCTGCAGCTGACGGAGAAGCACCGCGTCACCAATATGCACATGGTGCCGACCATGTTCGTGCGCCTGCTGCGTTTGCCGGAAGAGGTGAAGTCACGCTACGACCTCTCGTCGTTGCGTTTCATCATTCACGGTGCTGCGCCGTGCCCGGTGCATGTGAAGCAGGCCATGATCAAATGGTGGGGGCTGGTGATCAACGAGTATCTCGGTTCCACCGAGACCGGCGTCCCGATCTGGCATTCCTCTGAAGAGGCATTGAAAAAGCCGGGCACCGTCGGCCGCACCATCGAAGGCGGCGTCGTGCGCATCTATCGACCCGATGGCACCTTGTGCGACGTGGGCGAGGCCGGTGAAATCTTCATGCGTCAGACCTCGGTGCCGGACTTCGACTATCAGGGACGCCCGGATGCGCGCGCTGAAGCCGGGCGCGACGGTCTCATCAGCGTGGGTGATGTCGGCTATCTCGATGCCGATGGCTATCTCTTCATGTGCGACCGGAAGCGCGATATGGTCATCTCGGGGGGTGTCAACATCTATCCCGCCGAGATCGAAAGCACGCTGATCGGTCTGGACGGCGTGCGCGACTGCGCGGTGTTCGGTGTCCCCGATGACGAGTTCGGCGAACGATTGGTCGGCTGCGTCGAACTCGAGGAGGGGACGACGCTCACCAGCGCCGACATTCAGGCCTATCTCAAGCAGCGACTGGCTAACTTCAAGGTGCCGAAGGAAATCCACTTCCACGAGGCGCTGCCACGGGAGTCCACCGGCAAGATCTTCAAGCGCAAGCTGCGCGATCTGTATCAGCCGACGGCAGCCTGATCGCCAGGTTCCGGCGTCGATTAGGACCGGGTGGATTATGGCGGCATCAGAAAGCCTGATGCCGCCGATCACACTCTGGTAACTCTCGCGTAGCAGAATACCCCTCGAGCTTGTTGCACGATTCGCGTGCAGGCATTGATGGCTCACGGGCCGGGGGGCCGTTTTGTTTCATCTATTTGAGAAGAAGTCATATCAATCCATGGCCGCGAGGGCGGATGCCATCGACCGGTCACAGGCCGTAATCGAATTCGCGCTCGACGGCACCATCGTGACGGCCAATCAGAATTTTCTCGCCGCGGTCGGCTATTCCCTCGATGAGATCCGAGGCAAGCATCACAGCATGTTCGTCGCGGCCGAGACACGCGACAGCGCAGAATATCGCGCATTCTGGGCCACGCTCGGAAATGGTAAGTCGCAGGCGGCCCAATACAAGCGGGTCGGCAAGGGCGGCAGGGAGATCTGGATCCAGGCGTCCTACAATCCGTTGCTGGATAAACAGGGCAAGCCGGCCGGCGTTATCAAGTTTGCCACCGATATCACGGCGGAAAAGCGCCGGAGCATGGAAGCCGATGGCAAGATTGCTGCCATCGACCGCGCGCAGGCGGTAATCGAATTCAACATGGACGGCACGATCATCACCGCGAATGACAATTTTCTCGGTGTGGTCGGCTATGCGCTGTCGGATATTCAGGGCAAGCACCACGGCATGTTCGTGCCTGCGGCCGAGCGCGAAACAGCGTCCTATCGCGCCTTCTGGGATCAACTGAACCGTGGCGACTATCAGTCAGCCGAGTACAAACGCATCGGTAAAGGCGGTCGCGAAGTCTGGATTCTCGCGACTTACAACCCGATCCTTGATGAGCGCGGAAAGCCCTTCAAGGTCGTGAAATTCGCGACCGATGTGACCCGGCAGAAACTGATTTCTGCCGATACCAGCGGCCAGATCGACGCCATCGACAAGTCTCAGGCCGTGATCGAGTTTCGCATGGACGGCACGGTCGTCACAGCCAACCAGAACTTCCTCGACGCGGTCGGCTATCGGCTCGATGAGATCAAGGGTAAGCATCACAGCATGTTCGTGGCGGCGGACGAACGCACGAGCCCCGCTTACGCGGAGTTCTGGGCCAAGCTCAATCAGGGCCAATATCAGGCTGCCGAATATCGGCGCTTCGGAAAGGGCGGCAAGGAGATCTGGATCCAGGCGTCCTACAATCCGATCCTCGATCTCAACGGCAAGCCGTTCAAGGTCGTCAAATACGCAACGGATACGACGGCGCTGGCGATCGGTCGCGTCAAGGCAGCCCGTGCGCGTGCGCTCATCGATTCCGTCGCTGCGGGCAGTGAAGAGATGAGCGCGTCCATTCGGGAGATTTCGGAGACCATGGTGAAGTCACGTCAGACCGCAACGAGCGCAGCCGAGCGGGTCGAAGCCGCCGATGCGCAGGCCCAGCGCCTCAATGAGGCGGCAGAGTCCATGGGCGGCATCGTCGAGTTGATCGGAAACATCACCAACCAGATCAATCTGCTTGCTCTGAATGCAACGATTGAATCGGCGCGTGCGGGCGAAGCTGGGCGCGGCTTTGCGGTCGTCGCCGCCGAGGTCAAAAATCTCGCCAATCAGGCCAAGCAGGCGACCGACAAGATCACGGCCGAAATCGACGGCCTCAATGGCGTCAGCGGTGATGTCGTGGCGGCGCTAAGCGCGATCAAGATCGCCATCGAGGATGTGAATGAGTTCGTCAATTCGACGGCTGCAGCGGTCGAGGAACAGAGCACGGTCACCAGTGACATGTCCGTCAACATGCAGAAGGCCGCTGCCGAACTGGCCTGAGCGACGAGCGCGCATGCAAAAAGAAAAACGGCGCGGGGTTCATGACCCCGCGCCGTTTCTGTTTCAGGCGGCCGGGATCAGGTGTTGATCCATACCGACTTGATGTTGAGATATTCTTCGACGTGGTGGACGCCGGACTCACGGCCGTAGCCGCTCATCTTGTAGCCGCCGAACGGCACGGCGGGATCCATTGCCTGATAGCAGTTGATCCAGACCGAGCCGGCCTGCAGCGCCTTGGCGAGGCGATGGGCCTTGCTGACATCCTTGGTCCAGACGCCGCTGCCGAGACCGAACATGGTGTTGTTGGCGCGCTGCACGAGCTCGTCCATCTCCTCGAAGGCGATGGCCGAGATCACCGGGCCGAAGATCTCTTCCTGCGCGATCTTCATATTGTCCTGCACGTCGGCAAACACCGTCGGCTGCACGAAGAAGCCCTTGGCGAGATCGCCATCGGTCATGAGACCGCCGCCAGCCAAGGCCTTTGCGCCTTCGCCTGCGCCGGTGGTCAGATAGCCGCTGACGCGGTCGAACTGTTCCTTGGAGATCAGCGGCCCGAGCTGGATCGAGGGATCGACGCCGTTGC
It contains:
- a CDS encoding methyl-accepting chemotaxis protein translates to MAARADAIDRSQAVIEFALDGTIVTANQNFLAAVGYSLDEIRGKHHSMFVAAETRDSAEYRAFWATLGNGKSQAAQYKRVGKGGREIWIQASYNPLLDKQGKPAGVIKFATDITAEKRRSMEADGKIAAIDRAQAVIEFNMDGTIITANDNFLGVVGYALSDIQGKHHGMFVPAAERETASYRAFWDQLNRGDYQSAEYKRIGKGGREVWILATYNPILDERGKPFKVVKFATDVTRQKLISADTSGQIDAIDKSQAVIEFRMDGTVVTANQNFLDAVGYRLDEIKGKHHSMFVAADERTSPAYAEFWAKLNQGQYQAAEYRRFGKGGKEIWIQASYNPILDLNGKPFKVVKYATDTTALAIGRVKAARARALIDSVAAGSEEMSASIREISETMVKSRQTATSAAERVEAADAQAQRLNEAAESMGGIVELIGNITNQINLLALNATIESARAGEAGRGFAVVAAEVKNLANQAKQATDKITAEIDGLNGVSGDVVAALSAIKIAIEDVNEFVNSTAAAVEEQSTVTSDMSVNMQKAAAELA